A window from Drosophila nasuta strain 15112-1781.00 chromosome 3, ASM2355853v1, whole genome shotgun sequence encodes these proteins:
- the LOC132791423 gene encoding uncharacterized protein LOC132791423, translated as MPRRYTTKLQLQKLNETVIARKRQQQNAQNENAESSEDASSDGEENRSLEESRKTDPTRRIMEMSRHDTHPALNEGLGNNQVLNMFPNAAFTVPLPLYVADRTTPIVDPCLQRPYVHDDWMRQLSVYKTKYLSQTQKQKQRERKHQANIYNTYLFEVAEHIATQENTHFRDSYDYYYTGGNLNIMSYAAAGDEPRTLALHVTGEKLQQLHVSQLGEEAELLQSLHSETMPATSSELFELMPVKSFRVNHGNMFLARQLNDIAIYELRKLPDVDDDSDDDEDSPSYEFNCQCKYNTEDGPFIGVAQGINRPNVLAIACQDRTIRFMDMESQQDISRHTVSIFKGASTWAQLRAWRENCFLYACQSAVINVDMRCADKEINPLFASSVYSKRCETFSCLAGSVNPHLLYVASNHKLHAIDMRCLGKKIADRAVVTWTHQMCYPPTFMDTIAQDGSEYVAMSNAVPGDQRICELSNALAQNVTEMSSQTFAYAPPQLEEALIDAQLNGCSVSIYADLGQRLRSATTGVKFHRLEKASDGAFAQLLTANSVGDVFCQRVTQRDELEMQQEQRTGSHTNEAILYYADLVKEHVSRKLRCTDVQSMVALRDIMKSERDVEEDKPMPFEDIEIDYGFEEVSTEGESGDDDSNNDEEQQIKAKKPRTPPQPAPPPPPPEEPKVPKKKAVNRGPWQKSAHYLSQFEDVISTRLLSIWDIDEFDLTRDVNIDMIDEKLKRHKDETQEVEDPTASWLQTAPKPEELSEFFDEEKTVLVPGTSLRTHYDAVYADYVEVSNETTDIEALLATTKPEENASFNETVNFNKRPHSTLRPGEFTIIESQPNPRPKRQKN; from the coding sequence ATGCCTCGTAGATACACCACAAAGTTACAGCTCCAGAAGCTGAATGAAACTGTTATCGCACgtaagcgacaacaacagaatGCCCAAAACGAGAACGCCGAGAGCTCGGAGGACGCTTCCTCCGATGGCGAAGAAAATAGATCACTGGAAGAGTCACGCAAAACAGATCCAACGCGTCGCATAATGGAAATGTCGCGACACGACACACATCCAGCGCTCAATGAAGGATTAGGCAATAACCAAGTGTTGAACATGTTTCCGAATGCAGCGTTTACGGTGCCATTGCCACTTTATGTGGCCGATCGCACCACGCCCATTGTGGATCCGTGTTTGCAACGTCCCTACGTCCACGACGATTGGATGCGTCAATTGAGTGTGTACAAGACAAAGTATCTAAGTCAAAcccagaagcaaaagcaacgtGAACGCAAACATCAGGCTAATATCTACAATACGTATTTGTTTGAGGTGGCGGAACACATTGCCACACAGGAGAATACGCATTTCCGTGATAGCTACGATTACTATTACACTGGTGGCAATCTCAATATTATGTCCTATGCCGCTGCAGGAGATGAGCCAAGGACGCTGGCATTACATGTGACGGGCGAgaagctgcagcagttgcatgTCTCACAGCTGGGTGAGGAGGCGGAACTGTTGCAGTCGCTGCATAGCGAGACGATGCCGGCGACGTCCAGCGAGCTGTTTGAGCTGATGCCAGTGAAGAGTTTTCGTGTGAATCACGGCAACATGTTTCTGGCGCGTCAACTCAACGACATTGCGATCTACGAGCTGCGCAAGTTGCCGGACGTTGACGATGACTCTGATGATGACGAAGATTCGCCCAGTTACGAGTTCAATTGTCAGTGCAAATACAACACCGAAGATGGACCGTTTATTGGCGTGGCGCAGGGCATCAATAGACCAAATGTGTTGGCCATCGCCTGCCAGGATCGCACCATACGATTCATGGACATGGAGTCGCAACAGGACATCTCAAGGCATACGGTGTCCATTTTTAAGGGGGCCAGCACATGGGCCCAGCTGCGTGCCTGGAGGGAGAATTGTTTCTTGTATGCTTGCCAATCGGCGGTCATCAATGTGGATATGCGATGTGCCGACAAGGAAATCAATCCGCTGTTTGCCAGCAGCGTCTATTCGAAGCGTTGCGAAACCTTCTCGTGTTTGGCGGGCAGCGTTAATCCCCATCTGTTGTATGTGGCCAGCAATCATAAGTTGCACGCCATCGATATGCGTTGTTTGGGCAAAAAGATTGCGGATCGTGCAGTCGTAACGTGGACACATCAAATGTGCTATCCGCCCACGTTTATGGACACAATTGCCCAGGATGGCAGCGAATATGTGGCCATGTCGAATGCGGTGCCAGGAGATCAACGAATCTGCGAACTGAGCAACGCGCTCGCTCAGAACGTAACCGAGATGAGTTCACAAACATTTGCCTATGCGCCGCCCCAGCTGGAGGAGGCACTAATCGATGCCCAGCTCAATGGCTGTAGCGTCAGCATCTATGCGGACTTGGGCCAACGCCTACGAAGCGCAACAACGGGCGTGAAGTTCCATCGCTTGGAGAAGGCCAGCGATGGTGCGTTTGCCCAGCTGCTTACGGCCAACAGTGTGGGCGATGTCTTCTGTCAGCGGGTGACGCAACGCGATGAGCTGGAGATGCAGCAGGAACAACGCACGGGTTCGCACACGAATGAAGCAATCTTATACTATGCGGACTTGGTGAAGGAGCATGTGAGTCGAAAGCTGCGCTGCACTGATGTGCAGTCCATGGTCGCGTTGCGTGACATCATGAAGTCGGAACGTGATGTGGAGGAGGATAAACCCATGCCCTTTGAGGACATAGAAATTGATTATGGCTTTGAGGAAGTGTCGACTGAGGGCGAGTCGGGCGATGATGATTCCAACAATGATGAGGAACAGCAGATCAAGGCCAAGAAGCCAAGGACACCGCCGCAACCCGCGCCGCCACCTCCTCCGCCAGAGGAACCCAAGGTGCCCAAAAAGAAGGCCGTTAATCGTGGACCTTGGCAAAAGTCGGCGCATTATCTCAGTCAATTTGAGGATGTGATAAGTACTCGACTGCTGAGTATATGGGATATTGATGAATTCGATCTGACACGCGATGTCAACATCGATATGATTGACGAGAAGCTGAAGCGCCACAAAGATGAGACACAAGAGGTTGAAGATCCCACTGCAAGTTGGCTGCAGACGGCACCTAAGCCCGAGGAGTTGTCCGAGTTTTTCGATGAGGAAAAGACAGTTTTGGTGCCGGGCACAAGTTTGCGCACACATTACGATGCTGTCTATGCGGATTATGTGGAAGTGTCCAATGAAACAACGGACATTGAGGCATTGCTGGCGACCACAAAGCCCGAAGAAAACGCTTCGTTCAATGAGACTGTCAATTTTAACAAGCGACCGCATTCTACATTACGTCCGGGAGAATTTACGATAATTGAATCGCAACCAAATCCTAGGCCAAAGCggcaaaaaaactaa